Proteins encoded by one window of Dialister pneumosintes:
- the truA gene encoding tRNA pseudouridine(38-40) synthase TruA produces the protein MNIRFIVQYDGTRYKGWQKQVRTTETIQGKLEQAITKVVGETVQVLGAGRTDAGVHSMGQIANVRLTSNVIVSDWEKQVNDALPSDIVIISSQEVSNNFHSRFNAKAKTYVYRMRIGSQKDVFHRRFIWQYGQVLDIEKMKEAATLLIGTHDFKGFTSNKKSKMSTVRTISAIQIEKAKDILTFSVTGDGFLTNMVRIIVGTLVEVGEGKKQTDSIMQVLKSKERFYAGFTAPPEGLTLKKVYY, from the coding sequence ATGAATATTCGTTTTATAGTTCAGTATGATGGAACTCGATATAAAGGTTGGCAAAAACAAGTTCGAACAACGGAAACTATCCAAGGGAAATTAGAGCAAGCGATTACAAAAGTGGTTGGCGAAACCGTACAAGTTCTGGGGGCAGGAAGAACCGATGCAGGGGTGCATTCCATGGGGCAAATAGCTAATGTTCGATTGACCAGTAATGTTATAGTTTCCGATTGGGAAAAGCAAGTGAATGATGCACTTCCATCCGATATAGTCATTATATCCAGTCAAGAAGTTTCTAATAATTTTCATAGTCGTTTTAATGCTAAAGCTAAAACTTATGTATATCGAATGCGTATAGGAAGTCAAAAAGATGTGTTTCATAGACGCTTTATTTGGCAATATGGACAAGTATTAGATATAGAAAAGATGAAAGAGGCTGCTACTTTATTGATAGGTACTCACGACTTCAAAGGATTTACTTCCAATAAAAAAAGCAAAATGAGTACTGTACGTACTATTTCTGCAATCCAAATTGAAAAAGCTAAAGATATCCTTACTTTTTCAGTTACCGGTGATGGATTTTTAACAAATATGGTGAGAATCATAGTAGGAACACTAGTTGAAGTTGGAGAGGGAAAGAAACAGACTGATTCTATTATGCAAGTACTAAAGTCTAAGGAACGTTTTTATGCCGGATTTACTGCACCACCCGAAGGACTTACCTTGAAAAAAGTATATTATTAA
- a CDS encoding type III pantothenate kinase codes for MLLVFDVGNTNIVLGFYDKDKLIYHWRAATNALKTADEYAASLGMMFQLDGFSFEDVDAIIISTVVPPINPILETLCRRYFKVEPLMVGPGIKTGLNVLYDNPKELGADRIVNAVAGATIYGGPIIIIDLGTATTFCAIDDKKRYLGGAVAPGIGISMEALFQRASKLPRIEMVKTSSLICKTTVAAMQSGIYYGAVGQIDGIVNRMKEEMGYENIKVIATGGMAKLIAEESITIDVLDPLLTLKGLHILYKKNTGK; via the coding sequence ATGCTTCTGGTATTTGATGTAGGAAATACGAATATTGTATTAGGTTTTTATGATAAAGATAAACTGATTTATCATTGGAGAGCCGCTACTAATGCACTTAAAACTGCAGATGAATATGCTGCTTCCTTAGGAATGATGTTTCAATTGGATGGATTTAGTTTTGAGGATGTAGATGCTATTATTATTTCTACTGTTGTACCGCCTATTAATCCTATTTTAGAAACACTATGTAGAAGATACTTTAAAGTAGAACCCTTGATGGTTGGTCCCGGAATTAAGACCGGACTCAATGTGTTATATGATAATCCGAAAGAACTTGGGGCAGATCGTATTGTAAATGCAGTTGCAGGAGCGACCATTTATGGTGGACCGATTATTATTATTGATTTAGGAACAGCCACCACTTTTTGTGCTATTGATGATAAAAAAAGGTATCTTGGAGGGGCTGTTGCACCGGGAATTGGAATATCTATGGAGGCATTATTTCAACGCGCATCTAAATTACCTCGTATAGAAATGGTTAAAACTTCTTCACTAATTTGTAAAACAACGGTAGCTGCTATGCAATCAGGCATTTATTATGGAGCAGTAGGTCAGATTGATGGTATTGTCAATCGAATGAAAGAAGAAATGGGATATGAAAATATTAAAGTAATTGCAACAGGTGGTATGGCAAAACTTATTGCAGAAGAATCTATAACTATTGATGTGTTAGATCCTTTATTAACTTTAAAAGGACTGCATATTCTGTATAAGAAAAATACAGGAAAGTAA
- the hslU gene encoding ATP-dependent protease ATPase subunit HslU, translating to MRADLTPHKIVDYLNQYVIGQQDAKKSVAVALRNRWRSRQLALDIAKEISPKNILLIGPTGVGKTEIARRIAALTDAPFVKVEATKYTEIGYVGRDVESMVRDLVEESVRMIKKQESLAHGEKADEQAVLKIADILWPTKKEETRSPMDIIFGEKKEEKPKSPEEETQRAAFIEKIRAGEMDDRIIEIDVAVKNNMGENGDNENIIQIRQVFASMMPKKTKKKTVTVRMARELLREEVTDELLDMDTIADKAIHIAEENGIIFIDEIDKIASKEGSGGRGEVSREGVQRDILPIVEGATVKTKYGSIKTDHILFIAAGAFHVSKPSNLIPELQGRFPIRVELHSLSVDDLRKILTEPRQALIRQYTALLEADGVQVTFSEDALVAIAEIANEVNSETEDIGARRLYTILERVLEQLSYDVPELPISSVVIDEAYVRKKLGRITENMDISNYIL from the coding sequence ATGAGAGCAGATCTTACACCTCATAAAATTGTTGACTATTTAAATCAATATGTCATTGGGCAGCAAGATGCTAAAAAATCGGTAGCAGTAGCACTTCGTAATCGGTGGAGAAGTAGACAATTGGCTCTTGATATTGCGAAAGAAATCAGCCCTAAAAATATATTGCTTATTGGACCGACCGGAGTAGGGAAAACAGAAATTGCCAGACGTATAGCCGCATTAACAGATGCTCCTTTTGTAAAAGTAGAAGCTACTAAGTATACGGAAATAGGTTATGTAGGTAGAGATGTGGAGTCCATGGTTCGAGATCTGGTAGAAGAATCGGTACGCATGATAAAGAAACAAGAGTCATTGGCACATGGTGAAAAAGCGGATGAACAGGCGGTATTAAAGATAGCAGATATTTTATGGCCGACAAAAAAAGAAGAAACAAGAAGCCCTATGGACATTATTTTCGGAGAGAAGAAAGAAGAAAAACCTAAAAGTCCGGAAGAAGAAACACAAAGAGCAGCTTTTATTGAAAAGATTCGTGCAGGAGAAATGGATGACCGTATTATAGAAATTGATGTGGCAGTAAAAAATAATATGGGCGAAAATGGAGATAATGAAAATATTATACAAATTCGACAAGTATTTGCGTCCATGATGCCGAAGAAAACAAAAAAGAAGACAGTTACAGTTCGTATGGCACGAGAACTGCTTAGAGAAGAAGTAACTGATGAACTTTTAGATATGGATACCATTGCAGATAAGGCTATTCATATTGCTGAAGAAAACGGTATTATATTTATTGATGAAATTGATAAGATTGCAAGTAAAGAGGGGAGCGGTGGTCGAGGAGAAGTATCACGAGAAGGTGTGCAGAGAGATATTCTTCCGATCGTTGAAGGCGCAACTGTAAAAACAAAGTATGGATCTATCAAGACCGACCATATTTTATTTATTGCAGCAGGGGCTTTTCATGTTTCTAAGCCAAGTAATTTAATTCCTGAATTGCAAGGTCGTTTTCCCATTCGAGTGGAATTACATAGTTTATCAGTAGATGATTTAAGAAAAATCCTTACGGAACCGAGGCAAGCATTAATTCGGCAATATACGGCTTTATTGGAAGCGGATGGTGTACAAGTAACTTTTTCTGAAGATGCATTAGTTGCTATTGCTGAAATTGCAAATGAAGTAAATAGTGAAACGGAAGATATTGGTGCACGAAGATTATATACTATATTGGAACGTGTTCTTGAACAACTATCTTATGATGTACCTGAGTTACCTATTTCATCGGTAGTTATTGATGAAGCTTATGTAAGAAAAAAATTAGGGCGTATTACTGAAAATATGGATATATCCAACTACATTTTATAA
- the hslV gene encoding ATP-dependent protease subunit HslV, protein MFKATTILAVQKNGHVAIAGDGQVTMGNSVVMKNTAKKVRRLYQGKILVGFAGSVADAFALFDKIELKLADYKGNLVRAVVEFAKEWRSDKILQKLEALLIVTDGEHLYLVSGNGEVIEPDDGILAIGSGGNYALAAARALIANTDLSAREIAENSLHIAADICVFTNHNVIVEEL, encoded by the coding sequence ATGTTTAAAGCAACTACTATATTGGCTGTACAAAAAAATGGACATGTCGCTATAGCCGGAGATGGGCAAGTTACTATGGGAAATAGTGTCGTTATGAAAAATACAGCAAAAAAAGTACGTCGTTTGTATCAAGGAAAAATTCTGGTTGGATTTGCGGGTTCTGTGGCAGATGCCTTTGCACTCTTTGATAAGATTGAGTTAAAGTTAGCAGACTATAAAGGCAATTTAGTTCGTGCAGTAGTAGAATTTGCAAAGGAATGGAGAAGTGATAAAATTCTCCAAAAATTGGAAGCATTGCTCATTGTTACGGATGGAGAGCATTTATATTTAGTATCAGGGAATGGAGAAGTTATAGAGCCGGATGACGGTATTTTAGCTATTGGTAGTGGAGGCAATTATGCATTGGCGGCAGCACGAGCACTAATTGCGAATACAGATTTATCTGCACGGGAAATTGCAGAGAATTCATTGCATATTGCAGCAGATATATGTGTTTTTACTAATCATAATGTCATTGTGGAGGAATTATGA
- a CDS encoding YIP1 family protein: MNYFLDLVYSLMVHPRVALRAITRGEQWIVAGLIYLFTILIMSLSSLVEGPGVVLSFLLCLFIEMTLLLLHSASIHYVAGWLGGRGSAKGITSGFMATVCPLSILVFSALADSFSLDVIAGIISCVAIVWHFILNIIAVSENYGFTWGKSALVLLTPIAVAAFISISIMGIGTIIGVSALMNMGI; the protein is encoded by the coding sequence ATGAATTATTTTCTGGATTTAGTGTACAGCCTTATGGTGCACCCCCGTGTTGCATTGCGTGCTATCACAAGAGGTGAACAGTGGATTGTTGCAGGATTGATATACCTTTTTACGATTCTTATTATGTCTTTATCATCCTTAGTGGAAGGTCCCGGTGTAGTTTTGAGTTTTTTGCTTTGTCTTTTTATAGAGATGACTTTACTTTTGCTGCATAGTGCAAGTATTCATTATGTTGCCGGCTGGTTAGGTGGACGTGGTAGTGCTAAAGGAATCACTTCAGGTTTTATGGCAACCGTTTGTCCTTTGTCTATCCTCGTGTTTTCGGCCCTTGCGGATTCTTTCAGTTTAGATGTGATAGCCGGTATCATTAGTTGTGTTGCTATCGTATGGCACTTTATTCTTAACATAATTGCTGTTAGTGAGAATTATGGGTTCACTTGGGGGAAATCGGCTCTGGTTTTGCTTACTCCTATAGCAGTAGCGGCTTTTATCAGTATCAGTATTATGGGAATAGGTACGATTATAGGTGTTTCTGCTTTAATGAATATGGGTATATAA
- a CDS encoding biotin--[acetyl-CoA-carboxylase] ligase, with protein MRNTILDYFRKANGQFISGEQISDDLHVSRTAVWKHIKILKERGYIFESSTRKGYRLIYAPDLLTPLEIASVLRTHSLGQNVVYLETTNSTNEIAKEYARNGAEEGTIIVAEEQKMGRGRFSRSFYSPFAKGIWFSLILRPTFFPLEASKSTLLAAVAVCRALRSVGLPQAAIKWPNDILVDGRKLVGILTELSASMERIDYIVMGIGINTGIERIEFPEDFRDKTTSFLAEGIAVSRKQLLAAVLAELEKLYMVAETEGFDKILEDWKTLSCTIGNEVQVISEDKTFIGKAVDLDNNGCLLVDTGTKIERVIAGDVSIRPVKQ; from the coding sequence ATGAGAAATACCATATTAGATTATTTTCGAAAGGCTAATGGGCAATTTATTTCCGGAGAGCAAATTTCAGATGATTTGCATGTGTCTCGTACCGCTGTTTGGAAACATATCAAAATATTAAAAGAGCGTGGGTATATTTTTGAATCCAGTACACGTAAAGGATATCGTCTTATTTATGCACCTGATTTATTAACGCCGCTTGAAATAGCAAGTGTTCTTCGTACTCATTCATTGGGGCAAAATGTAGTATATTTAGAAACGACAAATTCTACCAATGAGATCGCGAAAGAATATGCAAGAAATGGTGCGGAAGAAGGAACCATTATTGTTGCGGAAGAACAAAAAATGGGGCGTGGACGTTTTTCCCGTTCTTTTTATTCTCCTTTCGCTAAAGGAATTTGGTTCTCTTTAATATTAAGACCGACATTTTTTCCTCTAGAAGCATCTAAGTCAACTCTACTTGCTGCTGTTGCAGTTTGTAGAGCTCTTCGTAGTGTGGGACTCCCACAAGCAGCGATTAAATGGCCTAATGATATATTGGTTGATGGACGTAAACTCGTTGGAATTTTAACGGAATTGTCGGCTTCTATGGAAAGAATTGACTACATTGTTATGGGTATTGGGATTAATACCGGTATAGAACGTATTGAGTTTCCTGAAGATTTTAGAGATAAAACGACTTCATTTTTGGCGGAAGGAATAGCTGTATCGAGAAAACAGCTATTAGCTGCTGTATTAGCTGAATTGGAAAAATTGTACATGGTAGCGGAAACAGAAGGTTTTGATAAAATATTGGAAGATTGGAAGACTCTTTCTTGTACTATTGGGAATGAAGTACAAGTTATTTCTGAAGATAAAACATTTATAGGAAAAGCCGTAGATCTTGATAACAATGGTTGCTTATTGGTAGATACCGGTACAAAGATAGAACGTGTTATTGCCGGAGATGTGTCTATTCGTCCGGTCAAGCAATAA
- the sppA gene encoding signal peptide peptidase SppA, with the protein MIHSKRKWVVAAAIILLIVAVIVGTEAMGSGKSLPKVRNGYVAVIRIDGEIYGGPPTGNVFSSNGTSSEQVMSELESARKDVNAKAILLRINSPGGSTGATQEISEELDKIKNSGKPIVVSMGDACASAGYWIASKGDYIFANPATLTGSIGVYIDYTNVEGLAEKLGVKEEKIKSGLYKDMLSMFRPMTPEERTMIQGMVDDIYGQFVTTVAEGRHMDINKVKAIADGRVITGRQAQALGLVDAMGNYYDALGYAGGLVGMNEDVPTHSYEEKLYLRNLLSANAESFAKIIGKNMATEMKSITSLDQQPVVK; encoded by the coding sequence GTGATTCACTCGAAAAGAAAATGGGTAGTTGCAGCAGCAATTATTTTATTAATAGTAGCAGTAATAGTTGGTACGGAAGCTATGGGAAGTGGTAAGTCACTACCCAAAGTAAGGAATGGTTATGTAGCAGTTATACGTATTGATGGAGAGATTTATGGAGGACCGCCGACAGGAAATGTATTCTCTTCTAATGGAACTTCTAGTGAGCAGGTCATGTCAGAACTTGAGTCTGCAAGAAAAGATGTCAATGCAAAAGCGATTTTATTGCGAATTAATAGCCCGGGTGGGTCTACAGGGGCTACACAAGAAATTTCTGAAGAATTGGATAAAATTAAGAACTCGGGAAAACCAATTGTAGTGTCTATGGGAGATGCTTGTGCTTCTGCCGGATATTGGATTGCAAGTAAAGGCGATTACATCTTTGCTAATCCGGCTACTTTAACAGGCAGTATCGGTGTATATATTGATTATACAAATGTAGAAGGATTGGCAGAAAAATTAGGTGTGAAAGAAGAAAAAATAAAGAGTGGACTTTATAAAGATATGTTGTCCATGTTTCGCCCTATGACGCCTGAAGAACGCACGATGATACAGGGGATGGTAGATGATATTTACGGTCAATTTGTAACCACTGTTGCTGAAGGTCGCCATATGGACATTAATAAAGTGAAAGCTATAGCAGATGGACGAGTTATTACTGGCCGGCAAGCACAAGCTTTAGGCTTGGTAGATGCTATGGGAAATTATTACGATGCACTTGGTTATGCAGGTGGATTGGTAGGTATGAATGAAGATGTTCCTACACATTCTTACGAGGAAAAACTGTATTTACGAAATTTACTTTCAGCAAATGCGGAAAGCTTTGCAAAAATTATTGGAAAGAACATGGCGACTGAAATGAAATCTATTACTTCATTGGATCAGCAGCCGGTTGTTAAATAA